One window of the Podospora pseudopauciseta strain CBS 411.78 chromosome 4, whole genome shotgun sequence genome contains the following:
- a CDS encoding hypothetical protein (EggNog:ENOG503PQ49): MIMATLPRQLLFLLLVTSVKISISADCYYMNREKTTELTRCSNDANPKIESTLCCMPGDSCMVNSLCLREKKDGVKHYYRGGCTIKDWKGKSLYDCPPILCKPARLAGMYPCNTSNPDTGFVCQEAFPDGPPDHCDSSVTFDGGLENFLGTASPLSSPSTSVKDSTSASKPSETEGKGDPVKTSQDTADMSLAHTATRPAPGISDVPVTTTVTEPTGTSNISVSTASGESTASVESTAAPPPSSSEKPQQDNSAVPVGVGIGVGLAVTIAGGFLVFFYIRKRQREAPIRAETPPPLDPSIQKPDNNYYPFAPYPSATQQGSLSSRNGDYFRQPKIPYVMETAAAPQQDNVYPGQPRYQPPKRTFSHELP, from the exons ATGATTATGGCCACGCTGCCCCGGCAGCTTCTCTTCCTGCTTCTCGTCACCTCGGTCAAAATTTCAATCTCGGCGGACTGCTACTACATGAACCGGGAGAAAACGACTGAACTTACGCGATGCAGCAACGATGCAAATCCCAAGATCGAGAGCACCCTGTGCTGTATGCCAGGGGATAGCTGCATGGTCAACTCGCTCTGCCTACGTGAGAAAAAGGACGGGGTTAAGCACTACTACCGTGGCGGCTGCACCATCAAAGACTGGAAGGGAAAGAGTCTCTATGACTGCCCACCCATACTTTGCAAACCCGCTAGGTTAGCTGGAATGTACCCCTGCAATACTTCGAATCCGGACACAGGCTTTGTCTGTCAAGAAGCTTTTCCCGACGGTCCTCCTGACCATTGCGACAGCTCCGTAACCTTTGATG GTGGCTTAGAGAACTTCCTTGGCACCGCCAGCCCACTATCATCCCCGAGCACGTCAGTCAAAGATTCGACGTCCGCTTCGAAGCCCTCTGAGACTGAAGGCAAAGGTGATCCGGTAAAGACATCCCAGGACACGGCCGACATGTCCCTGGCTCATACAGCTACCCGACCGGCGCCGGGCATTTCTGATGTCCCTGTCACCACAACCGTAACTGAGCCGACCGGAACGTCTAATATCTCGGTTTCGACAGCTTCAGGAGAGTCGACGGCTTCAGTAGAGTCAACTGCtgcaccacccccatcctcatcggaAAAGCCCCAGCAGGACAACAGCGCCGTACCCGTCGGCGTTGGCATAGGAGTCGGTCTCGCAGTTACCATCGCGGGAGGATTTCTCGTTTTCTTTTACATCCGCAAGCGACAGCGGGAAGCGCCCATCCGGGCCgaaacccctcctccgctgGACCCCAGCATCCAAAAGCCAGACAACAACTACTACCCGTTTGCTCCTTACCCTTCAGCAACTCAGCAGGGTTCCCTGTCAAGCCGAAATGGCGACTACTTCCGCCAGCCAAAAATACCATATGTGATGGAAACTGCGGCTGCCCCTCAGCAGGACAATGTATACCCGGGTCAGCCTCGATACCAGCCACCCAAACGGACGTTCAGCCACGAGCTGCCGTGA
- the mrpl22 gene encoding 39S ribosomal protein L22, mitochondrial (BUSCO:EOG09264LC7; EggNog:ENOG503NWGE; COG:J) → MSLSMPTRRLVRGATSPTTTTLALQQPSRSLSTSPSRPWFWSKKEPSSPTNLKDAITTGTAEARKSLISKLQSRSEAPAIFEDEVAPQQQAVTEKEAAVLSGDQKSSATSGPLTASQKAAQPKTFTRLGGSLVKEALSRSVDPDPQARVRWERKIAIRQVKNGTDAYSLEPRLARIARTERSLHSKSPWLPTSVKKLVHLARQIQGKNVEDALVQMKFSKKKMAAEVTTQLKMARDLAIAERGMGLGQGQEGKMEIQRKDGKWMTVGDRSKMYVAEAWVNKGPVRAKNPDYRARGRMFLKESPSTSLSVVLKEHKTLVREHQEREHRRKKQGPWVHLPDRPITAQRAHYSW, encoded by the exons ATGAGCCTCAGCATGCCAACGCGGCGGCTCGTCCGGGGAG ccacctcccccacgaccaccaccctcgccctccaacagccctcccgctccctctcaacatccccctcccgcccctgGTTCTGGTCCAAAAAGGaaccctcttcccccaccaacctcaaagacgccatcaccaccggcaccgCCGAAGCCCGCAAGTCCCTCATCTCCAAACTCCAATCCCGCTCCGAAGCCCCCGCCATCTTCGAAGACGAAGTCGCcccccaacagcaagccGTCACCGAAAAGGAAGCCGCCGTCCTCTCAGGCGACCAGAAATCCTCCGCCACCAGCGGGCCCCTCACCGCCAGCCAAAAAGCCGCCCAGCCAAAGACCTTCACCCGCCTAGGCGGCTCCCTGGTAAAAGAAGCCCTCTCCCGCAGCGTCGACCCGGACCCGCAAGCCCGCGTCCGCTGGGAACGCAAGATCGCCATCCGCCAGGTGAAAAACGGCACCGACGCCTACAGCCTCGAGCCGCGGCTCGCCCGCATCGCGAGGACGGAGCGCAGCCTCCATTCCAAGTCCCCTTGGCTGCCCACCTCTGTCAAGAAGCTTGTCCACCTGGCCAGGCAGATCCAGGGGAAGAACGTGGAGGATGCGCTGGTGCAGATGAAATTttccaagaagaagatggctgCCGAGGTGACCACCCAGCTCAAGATGGCGCGCGATTTGGCCATTGCCGAGAGGGGGATGGGTCTGGGACAGGGACAGGAGGGCAAGATGGAGATTCAGAGAAAGGACGGCAAGTGGATGACGGTGGGGGATCGGTCAAAGATGTATGTTGCCGAGGCGTGGGTCAACAAGGGCCCCGTGAGGGCCAAGAACCCGGATTATCGGGCCAGGGGGAGGATGTTTTTGAAGGAGTCGCCTTCTACTA GTCTCAGTGTCGTTCTCAAGGAACACAAGACGCTCGTGCGGGAGCACCAGGAAAGGGAGCACAGGAGGAAAAAGCAAGGGCCTTGGGTTCACCTGCCTGACAGGCCGATTACCGCCCAGAGGGCGCATTACTCTTGGTAA
- a CDS encoding hypothetical protein (COG:S; EggNog:ENOG503P4VW): protein MLTLRSLALLSAASGLALALDIGSLDPCAHNCLLTAPTYDCPASQYACLCPKVDWGIAIKNCVRDSGACAADYEPALMAALSAGCSAVGAPFPAGDIPADPPAETPAPEPTPAEPTTDVTAAAEPTSTETPTENPDGEATSTAVESSPTAESTAEVTSTPTEAPSKSSSADEAEETSEAPEDEGAPAGLPEAAKIGIGVGVGAAVLALIGVGVCIFLRNRHVDKKSNDSAGADRYKISPPMPSREQNPYNHGNNSSDYDIGANELEIKSYRYDDMTEGKQPKPMEPRQMV, encoded by the exons atgttGACCCTCCGGTCTTTGGCCCTGCTCTCGGCAGCCAGCGGCCTCGCCCTCGCTCTGGACATTGGCAGCCTGGACCCTTGTGCT CACAACTGTCTCTTGACAGCCCCAACTTATGACTGCCCAGCATCCCAATATGCCTGCTTATGCCCCAAGGTTGACTGGGGAATTGCTATCAAAAACTGCGTGCGGGATTCAGGAGCATGCGCTGCCGACTATGAACCCGCGCTTATGGCAGCGCTCAGTGCCGGCTGCTCAGCTGTCGGTGCGCCTTTCCCTGCCGGAGACATTCCTGCCGACCCTCCTGCCGAGACTCCAGCTCCCGAGCCCACGCCAGCCGAGCCAACGACCGAtgtgactgctgctgccgagcCCACCTCCACAGAAACCCCTACAGAAAATCCGGATGGAGAGGCGACATCGACTGCT GTTGAATCCAGCCCAACCGCCGAATCCACAGCCGAGGTCACCAGCACTCCTACCGAAGCCCCCAGCAAGTCATCTTCTGCAGACGAAGCGGAAGAGACTAGCGAAGCCCCCGAGGACGAAGGTGCGCCTGCCGGTCTCCCCGAAGCCGCCAAGATTGGCATTGGTGTCGGTGTCGGCGCCGCTGTTCTCGCCCTCATCGGAGTGGGAGTTTGCATCTTCCTCCGCAACCGCCACGTTGACAAAAAGTCAAACGACTCCGCCGGAGCTGACCGATACAAGATTTCGCCTCCGATGCCGAGCCGGGAGCAGAACCCTTACAACCACGGCAACAACAGCTCCGACTACGACATTGGCGCCAACGAGCTGGAGATTAAGAGCTATCGGTATGATGACATGACGGAGGGGAAGCAGCCCAAGCCAATGGAACCAAGACAAATGGTGTAA